From Falco cherrug isolate bFalChe1 chromosome W unlocalized genomic scaffold, bFalChe1.pri SUPER_W_unloc_1, whole genome shotgun sequence, the proteins below share one genomic window:
- the SLC25A51 gene encoding mitochondrial nicotinamide adenine dinucleotide transporter SLC25A51, translating to MMDSERSAPTNSKKYLSNDVTATSGKHYLCGYCAAFTNISVTFPIQKVLFRQQLYGLKTKDAVHQLQKDGLRNLYRGILPPLMQKTTTLALMFGLYEDFSSLLHCHVSAPELLTRSMAAVLAGTTEAILTPFERVQTLLQDYKHHDKFTNTYQAFKVLKVYGMREYYRGLVPILLRNGPSNALFFGLRGPIKQCLPEATSYSTHLVNDFICGGLLGAMLGFLFFPVNVVKTRMQAQIGGEFQSFSNVFVKIWLERDRKLIHLFRGAHLNYHRSVLSWGIINATYEFLLKML from the coding sequence ATGATGGATTCAGAACGTTCTGCCCCAACAAATTCAAAGAAATACCTAAGCAATGACGTAACAGCTACCTCTGGTAAACATTATCTTTGTGGCTACTGTGCGGCCTTCACAAATATCTCAGTCACTTTTCCCATCCAGAAGGTTCTCTTTCGACAGCAGTTGTATGGTTTGAAAACAAAGGATGCGGTACATCAGCTGCAGAAGGACGGACTTAGAAATCTCTATCGTGGCATCCTTCCTCCGTTGATGCAGAAAACGACAACGCTGGCTCTGATGTTTGGCTTGTACGAAGatttctcctccctgctccatTGCCACGTGAGCGCTCCTGAACTACTCACTCGCAGCATGGCAGCAGTGCTTGCAGGGACCACGGAAGCTATTCTTACACCTTTTGAGAGAGTTCAGACTTTGCTTCAGGACTACAAACACCATGATAAATTTACAAACACTTACCAGGCTTTCAAGGTACTGAAAGTCTATGGGATGAGAGAATATTATCGGGGATTGGTGCCCATTCTGCTCCGCAATGGGCCCAGTAATGCACTCTTCTTTGGCCTACGGGGACCTATCAAGCAGTGCCTGCCTGAAGCAACTTCTTACAGCACTCATTTAGTCAATGACTTTATCTGTGGAGGGCTGTTGGGTGCCATGCTGGGATTCTTGTTTTTCCCAGTGAATGTTGTAAAAACTCGCATGCAAGCTCAAATTGGTGGTGAATTTCAGTCCTTCTCAAACGTTTTTGTGAAGATATGGCTGGAACGTGATAGAAAGCTGATACACCTTTTCAGAGGGGCCCATCTGAATTACCATCGCTCTGTCCTGTCCTGGGGCATAATCAATGCAACCTACGAATTCTTGCTAAAGATGTTGTGA